The following coding sequences are from one Streptomyces angustmyceticus window:
- a CDS encoding TIGR03085 family metal-binding protein, translating into MSTHAKRERLLLADLLESAGPEAPTLCENWSARDLAAHVVVRERRADAAGGLLVRPLAARLERVQAEFAARPYEELLRLIRTGPPRMSPFALKQLDEASNTVEFFVHAEDVRRAQADWAPRELDTVFADALWTRIERMARVLGRKSPVGLVLRRPDGRTAVAHRGTPVVTVVGEPGELTMFAFGRQGAADVELDGDKEAIERLRTAKLGV; encoded by the coding sequence ATGTCGACCCATGCGAAGCGTGAACGGCTCCTTCTCGCCGACCTGTTGGAGAGCGCCGGGCCCGAGGCCCCGACGCTGTGCGAGAACTGGAGCGCGCGGGATCTGGCCGCGCATGTGGTGGTGCGCGAGCGGCGCGCCGACGCGGCCGGCGGACTCCTGGTCAGGCCGCTGGCCGCACGGCTGGAGCGGGTGCAGGCGGAGTTCGCCGCCCGGCCGTACGAGGAGCTGCTCCGGCTGATCAGGACCGGGCCGCCGCGGATGTCGCCGTTCGCGCTGAAGCAGCTCGACGAGGCGTCCAACACCGTCGAGTTCTTCGTCCACGCCGAGGACGTGCGGCGCGCCCAGGCGGACTGGGCCCCGCGCGAGCTGGACACCGTCTTCGCGGACGCCCTGTGGACCAGGATCGAGCGGATGGCCCGGGTGCTGGGCCGGAAGTCGCCGGTGGGGCTGGTGCTGCGGCGCCCGGACGGCCGCACGGCGGTGGCCCACCGCGGCACGCCCGTGGTCACGGTCGTCGGCGAGCCGGGCGAGCTGACGATGTTCGCCTTCGGCCGGCAGGGCGCCGCCGACGTGGAGCTGGACGGCGACAAGGAAGCCATCGAGCGGCTGCGGACGGCGAAGCTGGGCGTCTGA
- the hisI gene encoding phosphoribosyl-AMP cyclohydrolase, translating to MSSRASTPDTTSALDPAIAARLKRGADGLVPAIAQQYDTGEVLMLGWMDDEALHRTLTTGRCTYWSRSRQEYWVKGDTSGHVQHVKSVALDCDADTLLVRVDQVGAACHTGDRTCFDADVLITGPGRDQ from the coding sequence ATGAGCAGCCGCGCCTCCACCCCGGACACCACCTCCGCCCTGGACCCCGCCATCGCCGCCCGCCTCAAGCGCGGCGCCGACGGCCTGGTCCCCGCCATCGCCCAGCAGTACGACACCGGCGAGGTGCTGATGCTCGGCTGGATGGACGACGAGGCGCTGCACCGCACCCTGACCACCGGCCGCTGCACCTACTGGTCCCGCAGCCGCCAGGAGTACTGGGTCAAGGGCGACACCTCCGGCCACGTCCAGCACGTCAAGTCCGTGGCCCTGGACTGCGACGCCGACACCCTCCTGGTCCGCGTCGACCAGGTCGGCGCCGCCTGCCACACCGGCGACCGCACCTGCTTCGACGCGGACGTACTGATCACCGGTCCGGGCCGGGACCAGTAG
- a CDS encoding LysR family transcriptional regulator has protein sequence MQLQQLRYFTAVADTRHFTRAAAREHVAQPSLSQQIRSLERELGAELFHRARGHITLTDAGETLLPLARRILADAETARREVQEVARLRRGRLRLGAPPSLCASLVPDVLRAFHTAYPGVELMVTEDGSQDLVRALADGALDLALVITPLPVQAPALTTAELLREELVVVSAPDRPAPVGRRTRIRVEDLRDRPLAMFRRGYDLREFTTAACRAAGFEPAFTVEGGEMDAVLGFVRAGLGVAVVPSMVAERSGLRVTRFATPGMHRVVSVAHRGDVSPPRAARELQRILHDHLEPGGS, from the coding sequence ATGCAGCTGCAGCAGCTCCGCTACTTCACCGCCGTGGCCGACACCCGGCACTTCACCCGCGCCGCCGCGCGCGAACACGTCGCCCAGCCCTCGCTCTCCCAGCAGATCCGGTCGCTGGAGCGGGAGTTGGGCGCCGAGCTGTTCCACCGCGCCCGCGGCCACATCACCCTCACCGACGCCGGCGAGACCCTGCTGCCGCTGGCCCGGCGCATCCTCGCCGACGCCGAGACCGCCCGCCGCGAGGTCCAGGAGGTCGCCCGGCTGCGCCGCGGGCGGCTGCGCCTCGGCGCCCCGCCCAGCCTGTGCGCCAGCCTCGTCCCCGACGTCCTGCGGGCCTTCCACACCGCCTATCCGGGCGTGGAGCTGATGGTGACCGAGGACGGCTCGCAGGACCTCGTCCGGGCGCTGGCCGACGGCGCGCTGGACCTGGCCCTGGTCATCACCCCGCTCCCGGTCCAGGCCCCCGCCCTGACCACCGCCGAGCTGCTGCGCGAGGAACTCGTCGTGGTCTCCGCGCCCGACCGCCCGGCCCCCGTCGGCCGGCGCACCCGCATCCGGGTCGAGGATCTGCGGGACCGGCCGCTCGCCATGTTCCGCCGCGGCTACGACCTGCGGGAATTCACCACCGCCGCATGCCGCGCGGCCGGCTTCGAGCCGGCCTTCACCGTCGAGGGCGGCGAGATGGACGCGGTCCTCGGCTTCGTCCGGGCCGGGCTGGGCGTCGCCGTCGTCCCCAGCATGGTCGCCGAACGCTCCGGCCTGCGCGTCACCCGCTTCGCGACGCCCGGGATGCACCGGGTGGTGTCCGTCGCCCACCGCGGCGACGTCTCCCCGCCGCGCGCCGCCCGCGAACTGCAGCGCATCCTGCACGACCACCTGGAGCCGGGCGGGTCCTGA